A genomic region of Marinobacter sp. NP-4(2019) contains the following coding sequences:
- the nuoE gene encoding NADH-quinone oxidoreductase subunit NuoE produces MMEQTPPSNQQTLATDGFRLHPEDEAAIRVEASHYEQPQAACIEALKIVQRRHGWVPDDAIPAIARVLGVGPASVEGVATFYSLIFRQPVGRHVILVCDSSSCFLTGSDQLRQNLSGRLGIELGETTADNRFTLLPVCCLGACDGAPAMMIDDEVYGPVGADDLADVLERYP; encoded by the coding sequence ATGATGGAACAGACACCGCCTTCAAACCAGCAGACCCTCGCCACCGACGGCTTCCGGCTGCATCCGGAGGACGAGGCGGCCATTCGCGTGGAGGCCAGCCACTACGAGCAGCCCCAGGCGGCCTGTATTGAGGCTCTGAAGATCGTCCAGCGTCGCCATGGCTGGGTGCCGGATGACGCGATTCCGGCCATCGCCCGGGTGTTGGGTGTGGGACCGGCCAGTGTTGAGGGCGTGGCCACCTTTTACAGCCTGATTTTCCGGCAGCCGGTGGGGCGCCATGTGATCCTGGTGTGCGACAGCAGTTCCTGTTTCCTGACCGGGTCTGACCAGCTCCGGCAGAACCTGAGCGGCAGGCTCGGCATCGAATTGGGTGAAACCACCGCCGACAACCGGTTCACTCTGCTCCCGGTGTGTTGCCTGGGGGCCTGTGACGGTGCCCCGGCCATGATGATTGATGACGAGGTCTACGGTCCGGTCGGTGCCGACGATCTGGCCGATGTCCTGGAGCGTTACCCATGA